TGTATCTGGAGACACGTGTTGGCCTCCAGCTGGTGTTGGGAATTCACTTGCTGTGAAGTGCTCGCTTGAAGATTTTCGAATCGTTTTGCCTCTTGGAGTTCGCATTTAAGGGAGTTTGCTTTGTTGGCGATCAAGGTGAGTTtggggttatctttttttttttttttttttttttggtagtctaACCTTATTGGGTATTACTATGCAGTGCAATTTTATTTCGTACTTAGACTGCATTGTTGAGCATTCAATTATACTAATAATGGTAAACTTCATCTGAAACCAGCCTTTCTActcaaaaatatgagagagagagagagagagagagagagagagagagagagagagagagagagagagagcttagggcTCATACAAGCTGTCGTAGCGACGATTTAGGTAAAAACGACGCATTGCAGaagcagaatataaaaaaaaattctctaattcCATAATCTATTACAATTTGTTGACAGACATTAGTGTTTTGACTATGCTGTTTGTCATACAATAGCTTAAAAAGATTAATCAGTACTTGACATGTACCACCATGTTTTTCttccgactattattattattattattattattattattattattattattatcattgttgttgttgttattatcattattattattaattctcttgtCTCTTCCTGCACAGGCCTATAGCATGATGGTCCcatcttggtgtcattatcatcgGGTGGCGGTGACCTTGATCCTTTGGGCGACGACCTTAGCAGCCATAGCAGCGACGACACCTTCAGgaaaaggtggaggaggaggaggaggaggaggagggagtggAAGAGGAGGAGACCAAGGGACAACAAACCCCCCGTCAGCTCTCATCCAACAGCTGGAGAAGAATCTGATGGCCATGTTCGGGATCCAACAGAGGCCCCGGGTGAAGAGACAGGTGACGGTGCCGCCCTACATGATGGAGTTGTATCATCGGCAGGCAGGGCTTCTCTATAAGGCCCCCAAGAGGTCCCTGGATGAAGGGGAAgacgaaggggaggaggaggaggaagaagaggaagagttcATTCCAAAATCTTCAAGGTCCTACAGTACCAACACTGTTAGAAGTTTTATTCATAGAGGTAAGTTGGCTGTTCTTGTATTTCTAATAATTACAATGGAACTGTACTTTAATTCCCTTCTTTGAATAAGCCCTATACTAATCAGTAAAAtggtattatcatttatatataaatatatatatatatatatatatatatatatatatatatatatatatatatatatattcatatatataagttttattcctCCCTTCGAATAAATGCTAAAAGACTGGCGTTCTCTAATTTCAGAAAGTACCGCAGACTCCATTTACCCACATAACAGAATGAGGTTTCATTTCAACGTGAGTAACATCCCAGCAGACGAGATCTTACATAACGCGGATCTCCGTCTGACCCACACGATTCACTCGGCCGCTCCCGCTCTGGCCAAGAACGCGTCTCATGTTCCCGAGAAGCGAAGTAaacatcaaaagaagaaaaagtGGTCCACGGAGGATGTGCCCTACCTGCACAGAATGATGGTCTACGACATCCTGCGCAGGGCTACGAAAACCTCGGAACCCACTCTGCGCTTACTCGACACGAAGGTGATCGATGTTAGGAAAGGCGGGGTTCAAAAGCTCGACGTCTACGACGCATTGAAGCGATGGATTTCGGAACCCGACAAAAACTTCGGCTTGCTGGTGGACGTCGTTGCCTTGAACCAAACGACAGAGTTCGACACTTCTCACGTCCACTTGCGAAGGCCACAGACCGACGGCGGAAGTTGGCACGAAAAGCAGCCCTTGCTCGTGACTTACACGGACGAAAGAAAATCTCGGACCAAGCGATCGACGCCTGTCAAACACAAAAAGGCGAAGAATTACTGCAAGCGATATCCTCTCTACGTCGATTTCCGCAAAGTAGGATGGGACGACTGGATAGTGGCCCCTCCTGGATACGACGCTTACTTCTGCAAGGGAGAGTGCCCATTCCCATTGTCTGAAGAAATGAATGCCACTAACCACGCCGTCGTTCAGACCCTGGTCAATTCCAGGTACCCAGACAGAGTGCCCAAAGCATGTTGCGTGCCCACAGAGTTGTCAGCTATTTCTATGTTGTATATGGACGACGATGAAAAGTTTGTCCTTAAAAACCACCAGGATATGGTGGTCGAAGGTTGCGGTTGCAGGTGAAAAGCGGGACACCCACCGCTCAGTGCCTTGATTCAATTGCGATAAAAAAGGGGGGCACCGACCCCCGCGGTCGTCACTTGTTTTACGTTTCTGCCGCCTGTGTCGGAGAGAGGAATTTCCTCTGGTGAGCCAAAGTTGTTCTCTGCTGTCGGTGCCGTAACATAGCTATGCCTCCAGTGAGTCCCCAAGCTAATGTGATAATTATAAAGGGAATAATAACAATTACACTTAATTAAAAGTTTATAGAGGCTGAATAGCGAGATGACCGTCCAGGGCTAAGGAATGTTTGACGCTATTATCGATTAAGTGCAAAATGTCGACGAGTAACATTTAGAGGCTGGAAAAGCAAAGTCAGAAGTGAAGTGTGAAAATTGGAGCTCTGCCTTTCTATAAAGtaaaatggtagaaaaaaaaattctctctctctctctctctctctctctctctctctctctctctctctctctctctctctctctctctctctctctaaacttggtCGCTAAACGCATAATAGATCCCAGAGCCTCAAGCACACGATGATGAAAATGAATAGAAGCGAacgatgaatggaaaaaaaaatctgtcatgATTTTGTTTAATTGCAAATGACATTATTTATGGGCCAAAGATATAGAAAGCGATGGATGGCGTTACGAACTGGAATTTTATAGtgctgtgtatatatgaataatttttatatataaaaatatatatatgaaaaagtatgtGGCATAATACTGCCAATActgtattgtataaaaaaaaaaagaaataaaaaacatactgAATGCAATTCAAACGTTTCTACAGTCAAATTTCTCCCCTCCCctgtatatcctatatatatatatatatttacataaacatatctgAAGTTTCTCAACCAAAGAGTGGTGCTGACTAGTTCTTTTTTTATAAAGCAGAAAGAGGAAGCGTTGGGTCAAAGGGATAATAGAGTActttaaatgtatatttcttggACAGCAGGTGTAAATAACGTTCTATTATGCCCCACGCTTCGTCGGTCGCTCCTGAATGAGAAACAATATATTGCTCTTTAATACCGAAAcaggtttcatctctctctctctctctctctctctctctctctctctctctctctctctctctcttcgcttgaGGAGTTTCATCCTTAAATGGAAACTTGAGTGAAATGTGATACAATGAAGATTTGGTTACTAAGAATGTTACGCTCGATTTTCAACTTGATTTCCTGTGTGTAATAATTTACAACCTGTTCtttcctttattctttgtttttttttatacaattaattATCCCCATTTTCATCCTTAATATGGAAAGCTCCTCAGTGCTGTATTTATTTGTTGTATAATACTCGAACGCAAAATTTGTACAGATTTATTTGTATTTAAAAATGTGAATATAGATTTAAGATATTTTGTACATATTCTGAAAGACAGTAATCGAATATTACTGGAATAAATTTTATATGAACAATCTGGAAACTTAATGATTATACCCTTCTAATATGTAttgtttttgcaaaaaaaaaaaaaaaaaaaaaaaaaaaaaattgacaactaTCTATGACTTTGTTAAGATTCATTACCAGATGATTTGATATAAGAATACAGTCATCTGTACTTTAACAGAAATATGTttcagaaatacataaataaaatcattcctGCGGAACCTGCTCTTCTTTGATTCAAAAGCTGTGTTCTATAAGGGAATTGCACAGTAGTGAAGAAACTTGTCAGAGAATTGCACAGCAGAGCAATATAAAAGCTATGTTCTACAAGGGAATTGCACAGTAGTGATGAAACTTGTCAGAGAATTGCACAGCAGAGCAATATAAAAGCTATGTTCTACAAGGGAATTGCACAGTAGTGAAGAAACTTGTTAGAGAATTGCACAGCAGAGCAATATAAAAGCTATGTTCTACAAGGGAATTGCACAGTAGTGATGAAACTTGTCAGAGAATTGCACAGCAGAGCAATATAAAAGCTATGTTCTACAAGGGAATTGCACAGTAGTGATGAAACTTGTCAAAGAATTGCACAGCAGAGCAATATAAAAGCTATGTTCTACAAGGGAATTACACAGTAGTGATGAAACTTGTCAGAGAATTGCACAGCAGAGCAATATAAAAGCTATGTGCTACAAGGGCATTGCACAGTAGTAAAGAAACTTGTAAGAGAATTGCACAGCAGAGCAATATAAAAGCTATGTGCTTCAAGGGAATTGCACAGTAGTAAAGAAACTTGAAAGAGAATTGCACAGCAGAGCAATATAAAAGCTATGTGCTTACAAGGGAATTGCACAGTAGTAAAGAAACGTGTAAGAGAATTGCACAGCAGAGCAATATAAAAGCTATGTGCTTACAAGGGAATTGCACAGTAGTAAAGAAACGTGTAAGAGAATTGCACAGCAGAGCAATATAAAAGCTATGTTCTAAAAGGGAATTGCAAGGCACAGCAATTTAAAAACTATGCTCTATAAGGAAATTGCACAACATAGAAATTTAAAAGCTATGTTCTATAAGGGAATTGCACAGCAGAGCAATTTAAAAACTATGTTCTATAAGGAAATTGCACAACATAGAAATGTAAAAGCTATGTTCTATAAGGGAATTGCACAGCAGAGCAATTTAAAAACTATGTTCTATAAGGAAATTGCCCAGCAGAGCAATGTAAAACCTACGTTCTAAAAGGGAATTGCACAACAGAGCAATGTAAAAGCTATGTTCTATAAGGGAATTGTACAGTAGAAAAGCTTTTACATTGCTGAAATTGGGAGGTGTGATTATTGTTTTCCATGGAAATAATCTATCCTAAATTCCAGGAAAACATGCTAAATATTAGCAACATCAATAAATTAAGACTTCAATGCAGTTGCTGGCGCATAAAGTAAATGCTATGATACAATGACATTATAAAGACGGATCATAAGTGAAGGTAAAAAAGAGTTTACCTTCAGAAATTCAAACCAATATGAGAAATGAAATCGTTAAGCTTAAATACTTCAGTAATCAGAAACTTATAGCTTGTAGCATGAGTAATTTCTCACAGAATCTGAGCCAACCACTGAGTAGTCTGACTGAGATAATTCAGCTCTCCAGCCAGCTCAAgaatgtcaaataataataataataagagataaaagTGTCGAGGAAAAATACGGGACATTTTAGCGTTAAGTAATGTGAACACCTAGGAAAGGGAAATTATGAAAGGGTAATCATCATAGATTATAAATGCTGATCGAGTTTCTCAGTAGCAACTGATAAgcattaatgattaaaataatactcCAAGGTAAACATATTTGACCAATTAAACACATTAAAAATTAAGAAGGATATGGAACTCCGACCAGAGAAATACCATATCTGAAAATATTCCAACAACGAGAAATGGTGCGATGTAAGTTGtgacagaaaataaaaagaaatcacaaaattgaaaaaaaaaatgacgaaaaaggggcattgctgagtttgatataTTGAGAAAAGCTTTTCGTCCTATCAGAACAATCCAGAATGCAATCTACAGCTCTTCAACCTTATTTTTTCGTGCTGCCCCCAgattaggcaaagaaaaataatatttagttACCGTCAAGTAATCCTTTAGTTGAAATTATAAAACTGAACCCCTTAATTTTTTCCTTTCAGCTTAAAGATATGAAACCCCTTGAAACATAAGGATGTGATATTTCATTGAAAACATTATTCAAGCCGGTATTACCGGGTAATCACATCACACAAGAGTAAGAATTAGAATAAGTGCTGAAATTAATTTTACGCCCTTTCATTCAAATGGGAAAATCAAAAATAATATTCCAAAATCATGTGTTGCACAATAAAATGGAATTTATTTTAGCAGGAGTTTATCAGTTCATTCCGATATTTTATTTTCGGACCGATTTTAACATCGTGTTTTATTATGGTAATTTTGTTCATTCAATATTAATTGAATTTGCGCCCTTTTTGATTGATGATGACAATGTCCTCCTGCCAttgagcaaaaataaatatataaaatgtttgactCAAAAGACATTTCTTAAAACTATATTCAAAAGTATTAAACTTTTTTCCTTTCAAGAGAGCGCGCTGTAAACAATCTCAAAGAATAACTCTGCGAACTGTGACTTTTCCGTAAAGAATGTTACTGTATAAAAAATAAGGCTCACACCaagtttgaaaaatatatcaatatcacaACTTTATACGAAATTAAAATATACAAGATGATGTAACCCAGAACGTAAAAAACAAATTGAATTATATAGACTGAACAAACCTTGCATATCAGAAGTCTGCATCAAAATAAGACTATTTATAGAGCGAATGAATTAAGTAGTTGTCTGACGTACCTGGGTGCAGATGGATTCCTGTTTACCAGCACCCAAATAAAACAATGCAACAACATCTCAATTTACATCACCAGAGAATATTCCAAAGACGAGACGAAAAGTCTTGAAACTGATGGTGAAAGTCTGCCAGGGTCCTTGGACCCTTAGATTTTATCTTCGGAATTGCAAATTCGCTACTGACCTTTTGAAAACAATTTAGTAACAATTTCAAAATAATTGAATTCACGGCAATAAAGATTTAAGAAAGTATTGCAAAATAGAATGTGTAGAACAGATTGCAAATGAAATTTAAAATGGTATTActaaagaaattatgaaaagaaatttcCAACCAGATGAGACTT
The nucleotide sequence above comes from Palaemon carinicauda isolate YSFRI2023 chromosome 18, ASM3689809v2, whole genome shotgun sequence. Encoded proteins:
- the LOC137657780 gene encoding bone morphogenetic protein 2-like encodes the protein MMVPSWCHYHRVAVTLILWATTLAAIAATTPSGKGGGGGGGGGGSGRGGDQGTTNPPSALIQQLEKNLMAMFGIQQRPRVKRQVTVPPYMMELYHRQAGLLYKAPKRSLDEGEDEGEEEEEEEEEFIPKSSRSYSTNTVRSFIHRESTADSIYPHNRMRFHFNVSNIPADEILHNADLRLTHTIHSAAPALAKNASHVPEKRSKHQKKKKWSTEDVPYLHRMMVYDILRRATKTSEPTLRLLDTKVIDVRKGGVQKLDVYDALKRWISEPDKNFGLLVDVVALNQTTEFDTSHVHLRRPQTDGGSWHEKQPLLVTYTDERKSRTKRSTPVKHKKAKNYCKRYPLYVDFRKVGWDDWIVAPPGYDAYFCKGECPFPLSEEMNATNHAVVQTLVNSRYPDRVPKACCVPTELSAISMLYMDDDEKFVLKNHQDMVVEGCGCR